A window of the Oryza brachyantha chromosome 5, ObraRS2, whole genome shotgun sequence genome harbors these coding sequences:
- the LOC102712173 gene encoding uncharacterized protein LOC102712173 yields MAAPGFNLPADLFGLIYDRLPCPVDRLHMRQVCHNWRTAVTPPAPRPLPSIFLPRAGALSFSCVFSGCATHRLKLWVEDARRARYFGSFDGGWVFFAIGRPHGHTLQNLLADHSFKLPSLFFLRNGCHIPLVILAATLSSPPVHGKSVIGAIVSSRRRLRGTERQLAFWRLGQCDAIDKTLTPTQADLEDIIFHKKSFHVLDEQERVRAYTPLFDRDGNMEECHTEWPLSQMRRRHYEEHVAARYLVESRDELLMVVRLTPHHGQPTSAFRVFQMVYLRGRLHRNAHILGSLEHTWNELHKLDGRVLFVGRGCSRSHEVADHAGFEEGVYFLDDGSFRDGDKDELLFQNSDQLQFSCTDSGRWSAPTRQIESLFPEQAPSNYSPPVWIRP; encoded by the coding sequence ATGGCGGCCCCCGGTTTCAACCTCCCCGCCGACCTCTTCGGGCTCATCTATGATCGGCTCCCATGTCCCGTCGACCGCCTCCACATGCGCCAGGTCTGCCACAACTGGCGCACCGCCgtcacgccgccggcgccgcggccactTCCGTCGATCTTCCTCCCGCGAGCCGGAGCGCTCTCCTTCTCCTGCGTCTTCAGTGGCTGCGCCACCCACCGCCTCAAGCTCTGGGTGGAGGACGCACGCAGGGCGCGCTACTTCGGCTCGTTCGATGGTGGCTGGGTTTTCTTCGCCATCGGCAGACCTCACGGGCACACGCTCCAAaacctcctcgccgaccacAGTTTCAAGCTTCCCTCACTCTTCTTCTTGAGGAACGGATGTCACATCCCCTTGGTCATCCTCGCGGCGACCCTCTCTTCAccaccggttcacgggaaaagCGTCATCGGCGCCATAGTTTCGTCTCGCCGGCGTCTTCGCGGCACTGAGAGGCAGCTCGCGTTCTGGCGCCTGGGTCAGTGTGATGCCATTGATAAGACCTTGACTCCCACCCAGGCAGATTTAGAGGACATCATATTTCACAAGAAATCATTCCATGTCCTCGACGAACAAGAGCGCGTTCGTGCGTACACGCCGTTGTTCGATCGAGATGGAAACATGGAGGAATGTCATACAGAGTGGCCTCTTTCCCAGATGCGGCGCCGCCATTACGAAGAGCACGTCGCAGCACGCTACCTCGTGGAGTCCCGCGACGAGCTGCTCATGGTCGTCAGGCTGACTCCTCATCATGGGCAGCCGACGTCGGCGTTCCGGGTGTTCCAGATGGTATATCTGCGGGGTCGGCTTCATCGGAACGCTCACATCTTGGGCTCTCTCGAGCACACATGGAACGAGCTGCACAAGCTAGATGGCCGGGTGCTGTTCGTCGGGCGAGGCTGCTCCAGATCCCATGAGGTGGCTGATCACGCCGGGTTCGAGGAAGGCGTCTACTTTCTGGATGACGGGAGCTTCCGCGACGGGGACAAGGACGAGCTGCTGTTCCAGAACTCCGATCAGTTGCAGTTCAGCTGCACAGACAGCGGCAGATGGTCGGCACCAACTCGCCAGATCGAGAGCCTCTTCCCGGAGCAAGCCCCATCGAACTACTCGCCTCCGGTTTGGATCCGCCCTTGA
- the LOC102712729 gene encoding uncharacterized protein LOC102712729, whose product MDAPAPRLSDVHVVPDILRVIYDLLPCPFDCLHMGQVCNYWRMVIKAENQPPRPLPLIFIPQAGGPSLSCVSRGCATHRFQFRVEEEDARAARCFGSVDGGWVFLTIGRHRHRLGGSFKLPSLFVLNNGLHIPLVILAATLSSSQVQGQSVIGAIVSSRRGVSGTDRQLAFWRLGQCDTIDKMMTPEGPGLEDLIFHKGSFHVLAEAEYMFVYTPRCDEGEDIGEIHVQREFRHFSHEGRHYGERVVARYLVESRDELLMVVRLTPRRGQPTSAFRVFQMAESSSDMPDHIFHYTPKYAWNELPNLDGRMLFVGRGCSRSHQVADHAGFEEGVYFLDDGSFRDWHKDELLFQNPDQLQFSCTDSGRWSGPTRQIESFFPEEAPSNHSPPVWILP is encoded by the coding sequence ATGGACGCGCCAGCTCCGCGCCTTTCCGACGTCCACGTCGTCCCCGACATCCTCAGGGTCATCTACGACCTCCTCCCATGCCCCTTCGACTGCCTTCACATGGGCCAGGTCTGCAACTACTGGCGCATGGTCATCAAGGCGGAGAAccagccgccgcggccgcttcCGTTGATCTTCATCCCGCAAGCCGGAGGTCCCTCCTTATCCTGCGTCTCCAGAGGCTGCGCCACCCACCGGTTTCAGTTccgggtggaggaggaggacgctcGCGCGGCGCGCTGCTTCGGCTCTGTCGATGGCGGCTGGGTGTTCCTCACCATCGGCAGGCACAGGCACAGGCTCGGCGGTAGTTTCAAGCTTCCCTCCCTCTTTGTACTGAACAATGGATTGCACATCCCCTTGGTCATCCTCGCGGCGACCCTGTCTTCATCACAGGTGCAAGGGCAGAGCGTCATCGGCGCCATAGTTTCGTCTCGCCGGGGTGTTTCCGGCACTGACAGGCAGCTCGCGTTCTGGCGCTTGGGACAATGTGATACGATTGATAAGATGATGACCCCTGAAGGGCCAGGTTTAGAGGACCTCATATTCCACAAGGGTTCCTTCCATGTCCTCGCCGAAGCAGAGTACATGTTTGTGTATACGCCCCGTTGCGATGAAGGTGAAGACATTGGAGAAATTCATGTGCAGAGGGAGTTTCGTCATTTCAGCCACGAGGGTCGCCATTACGGTGAGCGCGTCGTGGCACGCTACCTCGTGGAGTCCCGCGACGAGCTGCTCATGGTCGTCAGGCTCACTCCTCGTCGTGGGCAGCCGACGTCGGCGTTCCGGGTGTTCCAGATGGCAGAGTCGTCGTCTGATATGCCAGATCACATCTTTCACTACACTCCTAAGTACGCCTGGAACGAGCTGCCCAATCTAGATGGTCGGATGCTGTTCGTCGGGCGAGGCTGCTCCAGGTCTCACCAGGTGGCTGATCACGCCGGGTTCGAGGAAGGCGTCTACTTCCTGGATGACGGGAGCTTCCGAGACTGGCACAAGGACGAGCTGCTGTTCCAGAACCCCGACCAGTTGCAGTTCAGCTGCACCGACAGCGGCAGATGGTCGGGACCAACTCGCCAGATCGAGAGCTTCTTCCCGGAGGAAGCCCCATCGAACCACTCGCCTCCGGTTTGGATCCTTCCCTGA
- the LOC121054494 gene encoding probable receptor-like protein kinase At2g47060, which yields MVENFSLECLSVLEKAQPHIIHRDIKSSNVLLFDDDVAKIADFDFSNQAPDMAARLHSTRVLGTFGYHAPEYAMTGQLSSKSDVYSFEVVLLELLTGRKPVDHTLPGDSRATPRLSEDKVRQCVDSRLGGDYPPKAVAKFAAVAALCVQYEADFRPNMSNVVKALQPLLNARATNPGENAGS from the exons ATGGT GGAAAATTTCAGTTTGGAATGCTTGTCAGTGCTTGAGAAAGCTCAGCCTCATATCATCCACAGGGACATCAAGTCCAGCAATGTTCTTCTTTTTGATGATGATGTTGCTAAAATAGCCGACTTTGATTTCTCAAACCAAGCTCCTGATATGGCAGCCCGGCTTCACTCAACTAGGGTTCTTGGAACCTTTGGATACCATGCACCTGA GTATGCAATGACTGGACAGCTTAGCTCCAAGAGTGATGTGTACAGCTTTGAAGTTGTTCTTCTTGAGTTATTGACTGGAAGGAAACCTGTTGACCATACATTACCAGGGGACAGCAGA GCCACCCCAAGGCTTAGTGAAGACAAGGTCAGGCAATGTGTTGACTCAAGACTTGGAGGGGACTATCCTCCTAAAGCTGTTGCAAAG TTTGCAGCTGTCGCGGCATTATGTGTTCAGTATGAAGCAGACTTTCGACCAAACATGAGCAATGTCGTCAAGGCGCTTCAGCCCCTCCTGAATGCTCGAGCAACGAACCCTGGAGAAAATGCTGGGTCATAA
- the LOC121054495 gene encoding uncharacterized protein LOC121054495, whose amino-acid sequence MDAPAPRLSDVHVVPDILRVIYDLLPCPFDRLHMGQFRVEEEDARAARCFGSVDGGWVFLTIGRHRHRLLNLRTGGSFKLPSLFVLNNGLHIPLVILAATLSSSQMQGQSVIGAIVSSRRGVSGTDRQLAFWRLGQCDTIDKMMTPEGPGLEDLIFHKGSFHVLAEAEYMFVYTPRCDEGEDMGQISVETRYCYFSQVGRHYDEHVAAHYLVESRDELLMVVRLTPHRGQPTSAFRVFQIVHLRDRLHLTVDIFDGTAEYTWNERHELDGRVLFVGRGCSRSHQVADHAGFEEEGVYFLDDGSFSDGDKDKLLLQNSDQLQFSCTDSGRWSAPTRQIESFFPEQVQSSYSPPVWILP is encoded by the exons ATGGACGCGCCAGCTCCGCGCCTTTCCGACGTCCACGTCGTCCCCGACATCCTCAGGGTCATCTACGACCTCCTCCCATGCCCCTTCGACCGCCTCCACATGGGCCAG TTccgggtggaggaggaggacgctcGCGCGGCGCGCTGCTTCGGCTCTGTCGATGGCGGCTGGGTGTTCCTCACCATCGGCAGGCACAGGCACAGGCTCCTCAACCTCCGCACTGGCGGTAGTTTCAAGCTTCCCTCCCTCTTTGTACTGAACAATGGATTGCACATCCCCTTGGTCATCCTCGCGGCGACCCTGTCTTCATCACAGATGCAAGGGCAGAGCGTCATCGGCGCCATAGTTTCGTCTCGCCGGGGTGTTTCCGGCACTGACAGGCAGCTCGCGTTCTGGCGCTTGGGACAATGTGATACGATTGATAAGATGATGACCCCTGAAGGGCCAGGTTTAGAGGACCTCATATTCCACAAGGGTTCCTTCCATGTCCTCGCCGAAGCAGAGTACATGTTTGTGTATACGCCCCGTTGCGATGAAGGTGAAGACATGGGACAAATTTCTGTAGAGACGAGGTATTGTTATTTCAGCCAGGTGGGTCGCCATTACGATGAGCACGTCGCAGCACACTACCTCGTGGAGTCCCGCGACGAGCTGCTCATGGTCGTCAGGCTCACTCCTCATCGTGGGCAGCCGACGTCGGCGTTCCGGGTGTTCCAGATAGTACATCTGCGGGATCGGCTTCATCTGACCGTTGACATCTTTGACGGCACTGCTGAGTACACCTGGAACGAGCGGCACGAGCTAGATGGCCGGGTGCTGTTCGTCGGGCGAGGATGCTCCAGGTCTCACCAGGTGGCCGATCACGCCGGGTTCGAGGAGGAGGGCGTCTACTTCCTGGATGACGGGAGCTTCAGCGACGGGGACAAGGACAAGCTGCTGCTCCAGAACTCCGATCAGTTGCAGTTCAGCTGCACCGACAGCGGCAGATGGTCGGCACCAACTCGCCAGATCGAAAGCTTCTTCCCGGAGCAAGTTCAATCGAGCTACTCTCCTCCGGTATGGATTCTCCCTTGA